In Microbacterium pumilum, the following proteins share a genomic window:
- a CDS encoding SRPBCC domain-containing protein produces the protein MAEQTFDVHVEREFDAPIERVWAAWTTPDDLRAWWGPTGFSCPRAEVDIREGGSIFVTMRAPDEWGGGEYHSVWEITELDEPVLLRYIYRFTDADRNVITPAESGVPAEGIPDEAHHEVLLTAVGDGRTRLEMTEHGYTNEQTRDMSRSGLDQCLDKMAEVVSAQPR, from the coding sequence ATGGCCGAGCAGACTTTCGATGTTCACGTCGAGCGTGAGTTCGACGCACCGATCGAGCGCGTGTGGGCGGCGTGGACGACGCCAGACGACCTGCGCGCGTGGTGGGGGCCGACGGGCTTCTCCTGCCCGCGCGCCGAGGTCGACATCCGAGAAGGTGGCAGCATCTTCGTGACGATGCGTGCCCCCGACGAGTGGGGTGGGGGCGAGTACCACTCGGTGTGGGAGATCACCGAGCTCGACGAACCGGTGCTCCTGCGCTACATCTATCGGTTCACGGACGCCGACCGCAACGTGATCACACCGGCCGAGTCCGGCGTCCCGGCAGAGGGCATTCCCGACGAGGCCCACCACGAGGTGCTGCTCACGGCGGTGGGCGACGGCCGCACGCGGCTCGAGATGACCGAGCACGGCTACACGAACGAGCAGACGCGCGACATGTCGCGCAGCGGGCTCGATCAGTGCCTCGACAAGATGGCAGAGGTGGTCTCGGCGCAGCCGCGCTGA
- a CDS encoding FAD-binding oxidoreductase: MPVDPLDAESVAAALRRIVRSDQLLSDPALRDEYAHDDAEWADFHRPLAVVLAESADDVAAVVRFAAGAGLSVVARGAGTGLSGGANALANSLVVSLERMTRILELDVAERVVVAEAGVINDDLRQAVAAEGLWYPPDPASYRISTIGGNVATNAGGICCVKYGVTRDYVLGMTVVLADGAIVHLGRRTAKGATGYDLTALMVGSEGTLGIVTDVTLKLLPLGGREDRAIVGSFSSLEAAGVAVAAIGAAGVIPSALEIVDEMCLRAVDEWQSLGLPHDAAAVLLATVDEPGDSGAAVAASVAVLMTDAGALRVEQAAAPDEIERLFLARRLAYPALERLGPVLTEDICVPRSAVPEMLARIRDTAAAHDVVIATIAHAGDGNLHPLIIAPEGDEAAKARAKEAFDRIVDDCRALGGTVTGEHGVGLLKLPGARRELGERVVGMHRDIKAALDPLGILNPGKAF, translated from the coding sequence ATGCCCGTGGACCCCCTCGACGCAGAGTCCGTCGCCGCCGCGCTGCGCCGGATCGTGCGGTCCGATCAGCTGCTCTCGGATCCGGCGCTTCGCGACGAGTATGCGCACGACGACGCCGAGTGGGCCGATTTCCACCGACCGCTGGCCGTGGTCCTGGCCGAATCGGCCGACGACGTGGCCGCCGTCGTACGTTTCGCCGCCGGCGCGGGTCTGTCGGTCGTCGCCCGCGGCGCAGGCACGGGGCTTTCGGGCGGCGCCAACGCGCTCGCGAACTCTCTCGTCGTCTCGCTCGAGCGCATGACCCGGATCCTCGAGCTCGACGTCGCCGAACGGGTCGTGGTCGCCGAGGCGGGAGTCATCAACGACGACCTGCGCCAAGCGGTCGCCGCCGAGGGTCTGTGGTATCCGCCCGACCCGGCGAGCTACCGCATCTCGACGATCGGCGGAAATGTCGCCACGAACGCGGGCGGCATCTGCTGCGTCAAGTACGGCGTCACGCGCGACTACGTCCTCGGCATGACGGTCGTGCTCGCCGACGGCGCGATCGTGCACCTCGGGCGCCGCACCGCGAAGGGCGCGACGGGCTACGACCTGACGGCCCTCATGGTGGGATCCGAGGGCACGCTCGGCATCGTCACCGACGTGACGCTGAAGCTCCTGCCCCTCGGCGGTCGCGAAGATCGCGCGATCGTGGGCTCGTTCTCGTCACTCGAGGCCGCCGGAGTCGCGGTCGCGGCGATCGGCGCGGCGGGCGTCATCCCGTCCGCCCTCGAGATCGTCGATGAGATGTGCCTGCGCGCGGTCGACGAATGGCAGTCGCTCGGGCTGCCGCATGACGCGGCCGCGGTGCTCCTGGCGACGGTCGACGAGCCTGGAGATTCGGGTGCAGCGGTAGCGGCATCCGTCGCCGTTCTCATGACGGATGCCGGAGCTCTGCGCGTCGAGCAGGCGGCGGCACCCGACGAGATCGAGCGCCTCTTCCTCGCTCGCCGGCTCGCGTACCCCGCGCTGGAGCGGCTCGGACCCGTGCTCACCGAAGACATCTGCGTGCCGCGCAGCGCGGTGCCCGAGATGCTGGCTCGCATCCGCGACACCGCCGCCGCGCACGACGTCGTGATCGCGACGATCGCCCATGCCGGGGACGGCAATCTGCATCCGCTCATCATCGCTCCCGAGGGCGACGAGGCCGCCAAGGCGCGTGCGAAGGAGGCCTTCGATCGCATCGTCGACGACTGCCGGGCCCTCGGCGGCACCGTGACGGGCGAGCACGGCGTCGGGCTGCTCAAGCTGCCGGGCGCCCGACGGGAGCTCGGAGAGCGCGTTGTCGGCATGCACCGGGACATCAAGGCCGCGCTCGATCCGCTCGGCATCCTGAACCCTGGCAAAGCCTTCTAG
- a CDS encoding alpha/beta hydrolase — protein sequence MRRYDEQSEATMPGITTSDGVRLTYLESGDAAGRPVMLIAGFKAAATSWRPQLAALEKAGHRVIAFNRRGHGDSEVGPDGSHTMDRHGADVGDAIRELGLEDVTLIGQSMGGNSIWALLSNGGAAGIRDIVIVDQTPKMLNSDDWAYGFYDYDSSNVDTFFATGIPDPARHPLVSKGPVRIGRLLKAMDLKAAKAGFTSAELELLGDHARRDWRPAIAATQVPVLFVAGRESEFWPCEHAAAAASLAPRGTSAVIRKAGHATNLEQPKAFNDGVLAWLSAPPLVEEAGEGRRFQSPSSE from the coding sequence ATGCGTCGGTACGACGAGCAGAGCGAGGCGACGATGCCCGGGATCACGACTTCCGACGGAGTCCGGCTCACCTACCTCGAGTCCGGGGATGCCGCGGGCCGACCGGTCATGCTGATCGCCGGCTTCAAGGCCGCCGCGACGTCATGGAGGCCGCAGCTCGCGGCGCTCGAGAAGGCCGGTCATCGCGTCATCGCGTTCAACCGTCGCGGCCACGGCGATTCGGAGGTCGGTCCGGACGGCAGCCACACGATGGACCGCCACGGTGCCGACGTCGGCGATGCGATCCGTGAACTGGGCCTCGAGGACGTGACACTGATCGGTCAGTCGATGGGCGGCAACTCGATCTGGGCGCTGCTGTCGAACGGCGGGGCAGCCGGCATCCGCGACATCGTGATCGTGGACCAGACGCCGAAGATGCTGAACTCCGACGACTGGGCGTACGGCTTCTACGACTACGACAGCTCGAACGTCGACACGTTCTTCGCGACCGGCATCCCCGACCCCGCGCGTCATCCGCTCGTGTCGAAGGGTCCGGTGCGGATCGGGCGGCTGCTGAAGGCGATGGACCTCAAGGCCGCGAAGGCGGGATTCACCTCCGCCGAGCTCGAGCTGCTGGGCGATCACGCCCGGCGTGATTGGCGCCCGGCGATCGCGGCGACCCAGGTTCCGGTCTTGTTCGTCGCGGGTCGCGAGAGCGAGTTCTGGCCGTGCGAGCATGCGGCCGCGGCGGCATCCCTCGCCCCCAGAGGCACGTCGGCGGTCATCCGCAAAGCGGGCCATGCGACGAACCTCGAGCAGCCCAAGGCGTTCAACGACGGGGTGCTGGCCTGGCTGTCCGCGCCCCCGCTGGTCGAAGAGGCCGGCGAAGGCAGGCGTTTCCAGAGCCCCTCCTCGGAGTGA
- a CDS encoding SDR family oxidoreductase, whose product MTGSMSGRTILLAGGTSMAGRAAAQTLLDAGAHVVVAGHDPEKTDVLAGSLAGMVAEVCDLTNEAGVAALAERVHDRLGPVDGILHLVGGWRGGGGLAGQTDDDFRFLESSLTALRLVSREFDADVRASTAGREAIVSSTAVARPLAGGANYAAVKAASEAWMRAVAQGFAKAARDAGEPLRAASVIFRVKALAGLEETLADTYLGLFSQDAAAVNDTVIDLST is encoded by the coding sequence ATGACGGGATCCATGAGCGGGCGCACCATCCTCCTGGCCGGGGGCACGAGCATGGCGGGTCGCGCGGCGGCACAGACGCTCCTCGATGCCGGCGCGCACGTCGTCGTGGCGGGACACGACCCCGAGAAGACCGACGTGCTGGCCGGCAGCCTTGCGGGGATGGTCGCCGAGGTGTGCGACCTCACGAACGAAGCCGGGGTGGCGGCGCTCGCCGAACGGGTGCACGACAGACTCGGCCCGGTGGACGGCATCCTGCACCTGGTGGGCGGGTGGCGGGGTGGCGGCGGGCTCGCCGGTCAGACGGACGACGACTTCCGCTTCCTCGAGTCGTCGCTCACGGCTCTGCGCCTCGTGAGCCGGGAGTTCGACGCTGACGTTCGAGCCTCCACCGCGGGGCGCGAGGCGATCGTGTCGTCGACCGCCGTCGCGCGCCCGCTCGCCGGGGGCGCGAACTATGCCGCGGTCAAGGCGGCGAGCGAGGCATGGATGCGCGCGGTCGCGCAGGGCTTCGCGAAAGCGGCTCGGGATGCCGGCGAGCCGCTGCGCGCGGCATCCGTCATCTTCCGTGTCAAGGCGCTCGCCGGCCTCGAAGAGACGCTGGCCGATACGTACCTCGGACTGTTCTCACAGGATGCCGCGGCGGTGAACGACACCGTCATCGACCTGTCGACATAG
- a CDS encoding MFS transporter, with the protein MAADTDSGAQGGAVLAPPGGMRIFVQVLINTGAANVTTSFLWFALTFWAYLETRSVLATGVIGGVYMLLIAVFGMLFGTLVDRHRKHRVMVLSAFVTLVAFLVAGALYLAFPESALADLGEPWFWLFSGVILLGAVVENLRSIALSTTVTLLVPVERHANANGLVGTVQGVAFMVTSVFSGLAIGLLGLGWTLVIAIVLTVAALVHLLLIRIPEAAPARTTERRPLIDLRGSVRAVAAVSGLFALILFSTLNNLIGGVYMALMDPYGLTLFPVEWWGVVLGITATGFIIGGAFIAKFGLGRNPIRTMLLFVIVMGGLGSLFTIREWWWLYAIGIWLYMCLIPIVEASEQTVIQKVVPYETQGRVFGFAQAFEAAAAPVTAFLIAPLAQFWIIPYMSSEAGQQTWGWLLGEGQARGIALIFFFSGLIMVVLAILAFMTKAYRTLSAEYAEAPSGDGEDASEADMTTSDARD; encoded by the coding sequence ATGGCAGCCGACACCGATTCGGGCGCTCAGGGCGGAGCAGTGCTCGCCCCGCCTGGTGGCATGCGCATTTTCGTGCAGGTGCTCATCAACACCGGCGCCGCGAACGTCACGACGAGCTTCCTCTGGTTCGCGCTCACGTTCTGGGCCTATCTCGAGACGAGGTCGGTGCTCGCGACCGGAGTCATCGGCGGCGTGTACATGCTGCTGATCGCGGTGTTCGGGATGCTGTTCGGCACGCTCGTCGACCGGCATCGAAAGCACCGTGTGATGGTGCTCTCCGCCTTCGTGACGCTGGTTGCGTTCCTGGTCGCAGGTGCCCTGTACCTGGCGTTCCCCGAGTCCGCACTGGCCGACCTCGGCGAGCCCTGGTTCTGGCTCTTCTCGGGCGTCATCCTGCTCGGGGCGGTTGTCGAGAACCTGCGCAGCATCGCCCTCTCGACGACGGTGACGCTTCTCGTGCCCGTCGAACGGCACGCGAACGCGAACGGTCTCGTCGGCACCGTCCAGGGCGTGGCATTCATGGTGACGAGCGTCTTCAGCGGGCTCGCGATCGGCCTCCTGGGGCTCGGGTGGACGCTCGTGATCGCGATCGTCCTGACGGTCGCGGCCCTCGTGCACCTGCTGCTCATCCGCATCCCCGAGGCCGCCCCGGCGAGGACGACCGAGAGGCGGCCGCTGATCGATCTGCGGGGCAGCGTCCGCGCTGTCGCCGCCGTGTCGGGCCTGTTCGCGCTGATCCTCTTCTCCACGCTCAACAACCTCATCGGCGGCGTCTACATGGCGCTCATGGACCCGTACGGTCTCACCCTCTTCCCCGTCGAGTGGTGGGGCGTGGTCCTCGGCATCACGGCCACGGGGTTCATCATCGGCGGCGCCTTCATCGCGAAGTTCGGCCTCGGTCGCAATCCCATCCGCACGATGCTCCTGTTCGTCATCGTGATGGGTGGGCTCGGCAGCCTGTTCACGATTCGCGAGTGGTGGTGGCTGTACGCGATCGGGATCTGGCTGTACATGTGCCTCATCCCGATCGTCGAGGCATCCGAGCAGACCGTGATCCAGAAGGTCGTGCCGTACGAGACGCAGGGACGGGTCTTCGGCTTCGCTCAGGCTTTCGAGGCCGCGGCGGCGCCTGTGACGGCGTTCCTCATCGCGCCGCTCGCACAGTTCTGGATCATCCCGTACATGAGCTCCGAAGCGGGGCAGCAAACCTGGGGCTGGCTGCTCGGCGAGGGCCAGGCGCGCGGCATCGCGCTCATCTTCTTCTTCTCGGGCTTGATCATGGTCGTCCTCGCCATCCTCGCGTTCATGACGAAGGCGTACCGCACACTCTCTGCCGAGTACGCCGAGGCGCCGTCCGGCGACGGGGAGGATGCGTCGGAGGCGGACATGACCACCTCCGACGCGCGGGACTGA
- a CDS encoding DUF6421 family protein translates to MSFTQTTQHGASQSIVGEPEVVEDAAAWHALKGAAIALQALQAKDGSVPSLNSGPSTGSVAEDAHAAASSHVATIIASIAELAPRFPHDAEYLEASIADFARWEAEGFGVPDFLDSLVAFQPQRHRIDGIRHLVVFPMYTQNGSSNRFVEALIVEVIWPEFIAQLETEYTNKLFVSLRLVDFTPGYDTNSAVLFPETVAMREIPSFTWGAIFQDREAARYRRVVQAASAITKLDLPEAAARMLDDQELTEQTFVMWDIIHDRTHMRGDLPFDPFMIKQRMPYFLYSLEELRCDLTAFRECVAITARLRARIDEGTTLTDTEDEMLDHAVLVQYAVIFDRIFRFAITGTRVRNYDGVGGQLLFAWLHQHGVLHWTDTSLAFDWDGVPAAVVALGDAIDELYWRSIDRPKTAHWLAAYELVRSTLTPNPASAWARGLPDDILAGLPRGYTDAVMDDEFPLSMFYEALEKKMRPVIESTAGIRGTD, encoded by the coding sequence ATGTCTTTCACCCAGACAACCCAGCACGGTGCATCGCAGTCCATCGTCGGAGAACCCGAGGTCGTCGAGGACGCCGCGGCGTGGCACGCGCTCAAGGGCGCAGCGATCGCGCTGCAGGCGCTCCAGGCGAAGGACGGATCGGTCCCGTCCCTAAACTCGGGGCCTTCGACAGGCTCGGTGGCCGAGGACGCTCACGCCGCCGCGAGCTCGCACGTTGCGACGATCATCGCGTCGATCGCCGAGCTCGCCCCCCGCTTTCCCCATGACGCCGAGTACCTCGAGGCGTCCATCGCCGACTTCGCGAGGTGGGAGGCCGAAGGATTCGGGGTGCCCGACTTCCTCGACTCGCTCGTCGCGTTCCAGCCGCAGCGGCATCGGATCGACGGCATCCGTCACCTCGTCGTGTTTCCGATGTACACCCAGAACGGGTCGTCCAACCGCTTCGTCGAGGCGCTGATCGTCGAAGTCATCTGGCCCGAGTTCATCGCCCAGCTCGAGACCGAGTACACGAACAAGCTCTTCGTCTCCCTCCGCCTCGTCGATTTCACGCCCGGCTACGACACCAACTCCGCCGTGCTGTTCCCCGAGACCGTCGCGATGCGCGAGATCCCCTCGTTCACGTGGGGCGCGATCTTCCAGGATCGGGAGGCCGCACGCTACCGGCGGGTCGTGCAGGCGGCATCCGCGATCACGAAGCTCGACCTTCCTGAGGCGGCCGCGCGGATGCTCGATGACCAGGAGCTCACCGAGCAGACGTTCGTGATGTGGGACATCATCCACGACCGCACGCACATGCGCGGCGACCTGCCGTTCGACCCGTTCATGATCAAGCAGCGGATGCCGTACTTCCTGTATTCGCTGGAGGAGCTGCGCTGCGACCTCACCGCTTTCCGCGAGTGCGTGGCGATCACCGCCCGGTTGCGGGCGCGCATCGATGAAGGCACCACACTGACGGACACCGAGGACGAGATGCTCGACCACGCCGTGCTCGTGCAGTACGCCGTGATCTTCGATCGGATCTTCCGCTTCGCCATCACCGGCACGCGCGTGCGCAACTACGACGGCGTCGGCGGGCAGCTGCTGTTCGCGTGGCTGCACCAGCACGGAGTGCTCCACTGGACCGACACGTCCCTCGCGTTCGACTGGGACGGTGTGCCGGCAGCCGTCGTCGCGCTCGGCGACGCCATCGACGAGCTTTATTGGCGCTCGATCGATCGTCCGAAGACCGCGCACTGGCTGGCCGCGTACGAGCTGGTGCGCAGCACGCTCACGCCGAACCCGGCGTCGGCGTGGGCACGTGGTCTGCCGGACGACATCCTGGCCGGCCTGCCGAGGGGCTACACCGACGCGGTGATGGACGACGAGTTCCCGCTCTCGATGTTCTACGAGGCGCTCGAGAAGAAGATGCGGCCCGTGATCGAGTCGACGGCGGGCATCCGCGGAACGGACTGA
- a CDS encoding Lrp/AsnC family transcriptional regulator has protein sequence MDDPVDAAILTEVSRDPRATLAQLSESVGLGVSAVQARLRRLEHSGVIVGYRAILDPEAVGKSLSAFIEITPLDPSQPDNAPELLEHLAEIEACHSIAGDASYILFVRVGTPRDLEALIRDIRLAASVSTRTTVVLQTFYENRPISLPGA, from the coding sequence ATGGACGACCCTGTCGACGCGGCGATCCTGACCGAGGTTTCCCGAGACCCACGGGCGACTCTCGCCCAGCTTTCCGAGAGCGTCGGCCTCGGGGTGTCGGCCGTCCAGGCGCGGCTGCGCCGACTGGAGCACAGCGGAGTCATCGTCGGCTATCGCGCGATCCTCGACCCCGAGGCGGTCGGAAAGTCGCTGTCGGCTTTCATCGAGATCACGCCGCTCGATCCGTCGCAGCCCGACAACGCCCCCGAGCTGCTCGAGCACCTGGCAGAGATCGAGGCGTGCCACTCGATCGCAGGCGACGCGAGCTACATCCTCTTCGTCCGCGTCGGAACGCCGCGCGATCTCGAGGCGCTGATCCGCGACATCCGTCTCGCCGCGTCGGTGAGCACACGCACCACGGTCGTTCTGCAGACGTTCTACGAGAACCGGCCGATCTCACTGCCAGGCGCCTGA
- a CDS encoding diacylglycerol/lipid kinase family protein produces MHQSPPLLPKVSDGEGVLIVLNARSGTSVLRMDPRPVFAARLPRAVVHELAEGDDLADAVARHMVGASAPMVLGVYGGDGTVSRMAGVARHHVRPMLVLPGGTFNHFAGSLGLDGVDAAIDALETGSGREVTVVEASADGDDPLTVLTAVSVGTYPAFVEKREGREHLGKWLGGLVATFGELREARPIGIASGGRRTSAWSVFVGAGRNEPDLVAMVHRQTVDDGVLDVRVHHARGSKVQAMASLAFGRRTTAILRSLGLMPKGSDLERLVVPAFEFTVGPGPGRPSVFVHDGEIEQRDPAGFTLRCVAVPSALRVYAPAV; encoded by the coding sequence ATGCACCAGTCTCCGCCTCTGCTTCCGAAGGTCAGCGACGGTGAGGGCGTGCTGATCGTCCTGAACGCCCGATCGGGGACGTCCGTGCTGCGCATGGATCCGCGGCCGGTGTTCGCGGCGCGACTCCCGCGAGCCGTCGTGCACGAGCTGGCTGAGGGCGACGACCTCGCGGATGCCGTTGCCCGGCACATGGTCGGCGCCTCAGCCCCGATGGTGCTGGGCGTGTACGGCGGCGATGGCACGGTCTCTCGGATGGCCGGTGTCGCACGGCATCACGTGCGGCCGATGCTCGTGCTGCCCGGCGGGACGTTCAACCACTTCGCCGGGTCGCTGGGGCTGGATGGCGTCGATGCCGCCATCGACGCACTCGAGACCGGATCGGGCCGCGAGGTCACGGTCGTGGAGGCATCTGCCGATGGCGACGACCCGCTGACGGTGCTCACCGCCGTCTCGGTCGGAACGTATCCGGCGTTCGTCGAGAAGCGCGAGGGCCGCGAGCATCTGGGCAAGTGGCTCGGCGGCCTCGTGGCGACGTTCGGGGAGCTGCGCGAGGCACGACCCATCGGGATCGCCAGCGGGGGACGCCGAACGTCGGCGTGGTCGGTGTTCGTCGGAGCAGGCCGCAACGAACCCGATCTGGTCGCCATGGTGCATCGCCAGACGGTGGATGACGGCGTGCTCGACGTCCGCGTGCATCACGCGCGCGGGTCGAAGGTGCAGGCCATGGCGTCACTCGCGTTCGGGCGGCGCACCACCGCCATCCTTCGCTCTCTCGGGCTCATGCCGAAGGGGTCGGATCTCGAGCGACTCGTCGTGCCGGCGTTCGAGTTCACAGTGGGTCCGGGGCCCGGCCGTCCGTCGGTCTTCGTGCACGACGGCGAGATCGAGCAGCGCGACCCCGCAGGCTTCACTCTGCGGTGCGTCGCCGTGCCCTCGGCGCTGCGGGTCTACGCGCCCGCGGTGTGA
- a CDS encoding CoA-acylating methylmalonate-semialdehyde dehydrogenase: MTDTTTLERTTPSATTILDHWVDGAAWAGASARTSPVFNPALGTVQKEVRLASTADVAAAVDSASAAWLGWRDASIAKRQTVMFAFRELLNARKDELAQILTSEHGKVLSDAHGEIARGMEVVEFACGLGHLTKGAYSENVSTGIDVYTLRQPLGVVGIISPFNFPAMVPLWFFSIALAAGNAVILKPSEKDPSAANWMAALLKEAGLPDGVLNVVHGDKEAVDALLEHPDVRAISFVGSTPLARYVYETATGHGKRVQALGGAKNHMLILPDADLDLAADAAVNAGFGSAGERCMAISVVLAVDTIADEFVEKVSQRMATLRTGDGTRGCDMGPLITGQHRDKVSSYIDVAGTDGATVVVDGRDVEPDGDPDGFWLGPTLIDNVPTSSAVYKDEIFGPVLSVVRVDGYQEGLGIINSSLYGNGTAIFTNDGGAARRFQREVQVGMIGINVPIPVPVAYHSFGGWKASLFGDAKAYGPHGFDFFTAEKAITSRWLDPSHGGLNLGFPQHD, from the coding sequence ATGACCGACACCACAACCCTCGAGCGGACGACGCCGTCCGCCACCACGATCCTCGACCACTGGGTGGATGGTGCCGCCTGGGCGGGTGCATCCGCACGCACCTCTCCGGTGTTCAACCCTGCACTCGGCACGGTCCAGAAGGAGGTGCGGCTCGCCTCCACAGCGGACGTCGCTGCCGCCGTGGACTCGGCATCCGCTGCCTGGCTCGGCTGGCGGGATGCCTCGATCGCCAAGCGCCAGACTGTGATGTTCGCCTTCCGCGAGCTGCTCAACGCCCGCAAGGACGAGCTCGCGCAGATCCTCACCTCCGAGCACGGCAAAGTGCTGTCCGACGCGCACGGCGAGATCGCCCGCGGCATGGAGGTCGTCGAGTTCGCCTGCGGCCTCGGTCACCTCACGAAGGGCGCCTACTCCGAGAACGTCTCGACCGGCATCGACGTCTACACGCTGCGCCAGCCGCTCGGCGTGGTGGGCATCATCAGCCCGTTCAACTTCCCGGCGATGGTGCCGCTGTGGTTCTTCTCGATCGCCCTCGCGGCCGGCAACGCCGTGATCCTCAAGCCGTCCGAGAAGGATCCGAGCGCAGCGAACTGGATGGCCGCGCTCCTGAAGGAAGCGGGCTTGCCGGACGGCGTGCTCAACGTCGTGCACGGTGACAAGGAAGCGGTCGACGCGCTGCTCGAGCACCCCGACGTGCGCGCGATCTCGTTCGTCGGCTCGACCCCCCTTGCCCGGTACGTCTACGAGACCGCGACCGGTCACGGCAAGCGCGTGCAGGCTCTCGGCGGCGCCAAGAACCACATGCTGATCCTTCCGGATGCGGACCTCGACCTGGCCGCCGATGCCGCCGTCAATGCGGGCTTCGGCTCGGCGGGTGAGCGCTGCATGGCCATCTCGGTCGTGCTCGCGGTCGACACCATCGCCGACGAGTTCGTCGAAAAGGTCTCGCAGCGCATGGCGACGCTCCGCACCGGCGACGGCACGCGCGGCTGCGACATGGGACCCCTCATCACCGGCCAGCACCGCGACAAGGTGTCGTCGTACATCGACGTCGCCGGCACCGACGGCGCGACCGTCGTCGTGGACGGGCGGGACGTCGAGCCCGACGGCGACCCCGACGGCTTCTGGCTCGGACCCACCCTCATCGACAACGTGCCGACATCCTCGGCCGTGTACAAGGACGAGATCTTCGGACCGGTCCTGTCGGTGGTCCGTGTCGATGGCTACCAGGAGGGGCTCGGGATCATCAACAGCAGCCTCTACGGCAACGGCACGGCGATCTTCACGAACGACGGCGGCGCGGCTCGGCGCTTCCAGCGCGAAGTGCAGGTCGGAATGATCGGGATCAACGTGCCGATCCCGGTTCCGGTCGCGTACCACTCGTTCGGCGGATGGAAGGCCTCGCTCTTCGGCGACGCGAAGGCATACGGCCCCCACGGGTTCGACTTCTTCACGGCTGAGAAGGCGATCACGTCGCGCTGGCTCGACCCGTCGCACGGCGGCCTGAATCTGGGCTTCCCGCAGCACGACTGA
- a CDS encoding aspartate aminotransferase family protein gives MTEDLDARAKELDREYVFHSWSAQAGLDLPVIAGGSGATVWDHAGNRMLDFASQLVNVNIGHQHPAVVKAIHEQADLLVTVGPATANLTRGRAAERIIDKAPAGFAKVFFTNGGADANENAIRMARLHTGRDTVLSTYRSYHGNTGAAIVATGDWRRMPNQYARGHVHFFGPYLYRSEFWATTPEEESERALRHLERVIESEGPATIAAILLETVPGTAGILVPPPGYLDGVRALCDRFGIILILDEVMCGFGRTGRWFAFEGYDVVPDLITFAKGVNSGYVPVGGVIISDAISATFDDRVFPGGLTYSGHPLAAASIVGSIDAMQDEGIVEHARRIGTEVIGPGLQALAERHPLIGEVRGEGVFWAIELVSDRETREPVGADVIGRLKGALVSRGLVPFSADNRIHVVPPCVVTEDEAARALAIYDEGLTSVEDDLLRRG, from the coding sequence ATGACAGAAGACCTCGACGCGCGGGCCAAGGAGCTCGACCGGGAGTACGTCTTCCACTCCTGGTCGGCGCAGGCCGGCCTCGACCTCCCGGTTATCGCCGGCGGGTCCGGCGCCACGGTGTGGGACCACGCGGGAAACCGCATGCTGGACTTCGCGAGCCAACTCGTCAACGTCAACATCGGGCACCAGCATCCCGCCGTGGTGAAGGCCATCCACGAGCAGGCGGACCTGCTCGTCACCGTCGGACCGGCGACCGCCAACCTCACGAGAGGCCGGGCGGCCGAGCGGATCATCGACAAGGCGCCGGCAGGCTTCGCGAAGGTCTTCTTCACCAACGGCGGCGCGGATGCGAACGAGAATGCCATCCGGATGGCGCGCCTTCACACCGGGCGCGACACGGTGCTGTCGACCTACCGTTCGTACCACGGCAACACCGGCGCGGCGATCGTCGCCACCGGCGACTGGCGGCGGATGCCGAACCAGTACGCACGCGGACACGTGCACTTCTTCGGCCCCTACCTGTACCGCAGCGAGTTCTGGGCGACGACGCCCGAAGAGGAATCCGAGCGGGCGCTGCGACACCTGGAGCGTGTGATCGAGTCCGAAGGGCCGGCGACCATCGCCGCGATCCTGTTGGAGACGGTACCGGGGACTGCCGGCATCCTGGTTCCGCCGCCCGGCTATCTCGACGGGGTCAGGGCGCTGTGCGACCGCTTCGGCATCATCCTCATCCTCGACGAAGTGATGTGCGGGTTCGGACGCACCGGGCGCTGGTTCGCGTTCGAGGGCTACGACGTCGTGCCCGACCTGATCACCTTCGCCAAGGGCGTGAACTCGGGATACGTGCCGGTCGGCGGTGTCATCATCTCGGACGCGATCTCGGCGACCTTCGACGACCGGGTCTTCCCCGGCGGGCTCACCTACAGCGGGCATCCGCTGGCGGCGGCATCCATCGTCGGGTCGATCGACGCGATGCAGGACGAGGGAATCGTCGAGCACGCGCGGCGCATCGGCACCGAAGTGATCGGGCCCGGCCTCCAGGCTCTGGCCGAGCGGCATCCGCTCATCGGCGAGGTACGCGGTGAGGGCGTGTTCTGGGCGATCGAGCTCGTGAGCGACCGCGAAACCCGTGAGCCCGTAGGTGCCGACGTGATCGGCCGGCTGAAGGGGGCGCTCGTCTCGCGGGGGCTCGTTCCGTTCTCGGCCGACAACCGCATCCATGTGGTTCCGCCGTGCGTCGTCACCGAGGACGAGGCGGCCAGGGCGCTGGCGATTTACGATGAAGGTCTGACGAGCGTCGAGGACGACCTTCTCCGACGCGGCTGA